Part of the Longimicrobium sp. genome, GTACGTGTGCCGCCCCGAGAGCGGGCTCCTCTCCTCTTCCGCGAGGTCGATCCCCCCCGCCCAGACTATGTTCGGATCCACCGGCGAAATCGCCAGGCGGAAGACGTTCTGGTTGCGCTGCGTGGTGGAAGAAGCGATCTGCGCCCGCGACCAGCTCCGGCCCCCGTCCTCCGTCGTCCACGCGCCCGAGTTCGCCGCCCCGGCGACGGCATGGTCCCAGTTGGCCGGGTCGAACGCGACGTGGTACACGCTGCCCCCGGGTACCGGAACGCCCACGCTGCGCCAGGTGGCGCCCCCGTCGTCCGATTCGTGGATCTGCCCCGTCTCTCCCGCGACGCGGAGGTTTTCGGGGCTTCCCGCGCGAACCGCCAGCTCCCGAAGCCGTCGAACGGGAGAGGCCACGGTCTGGACCGCCCCATCGACCCCCACACGATAGAGGCCGGCCGAGCCTTCCACGTAGCCGTACGCCAGCGTGGGGGAGGCCGCCACCAGCGCGACGTACCTGTTGGGAAGGGTGCCGACCCGGGTCCAGTTGCACCCCGCGTCGGTCGACCTCAGCAGGGCGCCATCGTGCACCGCCAGGAGGGTGGAACCGCTGAGCGCGGCCAGCCCGCGTGTGTACTTGACGCCGGTGAGCTCCCCCGCCGTGGGAGCGAGAGTGGCGCCTTCGTTCGTGGTGAAGGTGACCGCGGCGGTGCCCGCGACCCGTGTACACGGGGGCCGTCCGGAATCATCCGCACCCACCACCCGGTCCTGATCGCACGCGGCGAGCGTCAGGATCACCGCGGCCATACCGGCAACGCGACGTCTCATCGATCCCCTCCTGCAAGTGACGGTGGTTTTCCGCACCTCCGCGGGTGCGCCGCATCCCGGAGTTGAGAAGCGCGCCAGGCGGGTGATACCGGACAGGTGGAGGGGTCTGAACAGCGAGGAGTCGTCTGAGGTTCCAGGGTTCCGCTCAAAGCTCGATCTGCGCGCCGAGCTCGACCACGCGGTTGGGCGGCAGGCGGAAGTACGAGCCCGCGCTCCCCGCGTTGCGCGCCATCAGCGCGAACAGCCTCTCCCGCCAGCGCGCCATCCCGCGGCGCTTGGATGCGATCAGCGTCTCGCGGCCCAGGAAGTAGCTCGTCTCCATCGGCCGCATCGGCAGATCCGGATGGTGTAGATCGTGGAGGGCGGCGGGGATGTCGACGTCATCCATGAAGCCGTAGCGCAGGACCACCTGGAAGATGCCGTCGCCCAGGCGCGTGACCCTCGCGCGCTCCTCGGCATCGAGATAGGGCGCCTCGCCCGTCTCCACCGACAGGAAGACGAGCGTCTGGTGCAGCACCTTGTAGTGCTTGAGGCTGTGCAGCAGCGCCGGCGGCGTGCCGTTCGGATCGCTGTACATGAAGACGGCGGTGCCGGGGATGCGCGCGGGCGGGCTCGCCTCCACCTCACGGAGAAAGAGCGCGCGCGGCAGCGTCCGTTCCTGGAGCCGCTCGGCGAGAATGCGGCGGCCCTTTTTCCAGGTGGTCAGCAGCGTGAACACCACGGCGCCCACCACCAGCGGGAACCATCCGCCGTGCGGAACCTTGATGATGTTCGCGCCCCAGAAGCCCAGGTCGATCACGAGGAAGAAGCCGGCGACGGCGATGGAGAGCGGCAGGCTCCACTTCCAGATCGCGCGCTCCACCATGAAGAAGAGGATCGTGGTGATGACCATGGTGGTGGTCACCGCCACGCCGTACGCCGCCGTCAGCCGGCTGGACGACTGGAAGCCGGCGACGAGCGCGATGCACGACAGCATCAGCGCCCAGTTGATCGCCGGGATGTAGATCTGCCCCGCCTCGCGCTCGGAGGTGTGCTCGATGCGCATGCGCGGCACGTAGCCCAGCTTCACCGCCTGCATCGTCAGCGAGAACGCGCCGGAGATCAGCGCCTGCGACGCGATCACCGTCGCCGCGGTGGCGATGAGCACCACCGGGTACAGCGCCCAGGGCGGCACCATGCGGTAGAACGGGTTGACGACCGCCGCCGGGTCGTGGATCAGCAGCGCCCCCTGCCCGAAGTAGTTGAGCAGCAGCGCGGGAAGCACCACGCAGAACCACGCCAGGCGGATCGGCTTCTTGCCGAAGTGCCCCATGTCCGCGTAGAGCGCCTCGCCGCCGGTCACCACCAGGAAGACGGCGCCGAGCACCAGGAAGCCGTTCCACCCGTTCTCCACGAAGAAGCGCACGCCGTGGAGCGGGTTCACCGCCCACAGCACCCCCGGCTCCCGCGCGATCCAGCGCACCCCCAGCGCCGCGATGGTGGCGAACCACACCATCGTCACCGGCCCGAACACCTTTCCCACCCTGGCCGTGCCGTGGCTCTGGATGGAGAACGTCGCCACCAGGATGGCGATGGTGATGGGGACGATCCACGGCTTGAAGAACGGCGTCGTGACCTCCAGCCCCTCGACGGCGGAGAGCACGGACACGGCGGGCGTGAGCATCCCGTCGCCATACAGCAGCGCCGTCCCAAAGAGCCCCAGCAGGAGGATCGCGCGCCCCCCACCCCCACGCGCGGCGAGCGTGGTGAGCGCGAGGATCCCGCCCTCGCCGCGGTTGTCGGCGCGCAGGATGAAGACGAGGTACTTGATGGAGATGATGAGGATCAGCGCCCAGAAGATCAGCGAGAGCACCCCCAGCACGTTCCCCGGCGTGGGCTGCACCCCGTGCTCCTCCAGGAACGCGTCCCTCATCGCGTAGAGCGGGCTGGTGCCGATGTCGCCGTAGACGACCCCCAGCGCGCCCAGCGACAGCGCCGCGAGGTATGCCCCGCGCGGATTGGCATTCGTGCGGTTCATCTGACGCTCGCTTCAAAGATGGCCCCATTCCCGGACCATCCAAGATCACCCCCCGAGCATCAAGAACGCACAAAGATCGGGCGCGTCTACATTAAGAAGTCACAAAGAACGGCAGTTTCACACAGAGCCGCGGAGGGGTACAACAAGGACACGGAGGAACCGCGCCAAACCCTCTTCCGTTCTTGCCGTTTCCTCTGTGTCTCTGTGTGAAATCACATCGCCGCGAGCTCCGCGGGATCGACGGCGGGGAGGAGGATGACGAACTCGCTGCCGCCGCCGGGCCGCGGCGCGTACCGCAGCTCCCCGCCCTGCAGCTCGACCGCCCGCAGCGCGATGGAGAGCCCCAGCCCCGTGCCGCCCGCGTCCGCCGTTCCGCGCGCACGGTAGAACGGCTCAAAGATGCGCTCGCCGTCCTCGGGCGCGATCCCGGCGCCACGGTCCGCGACGCTGAACGCCACCTGGCCGCCCTCGCGCGCGGCCACCACCCGCACCGGCGCGTGCGCGGGCGAGTACTTGAGCGCGTTGTCGATCAGGTTGACGAGGGCGCGCAGCGTGTGGTCGAAGTCGAAGCGCCCCACCAGGAGGTCGTGCGGGGGGTGCAGCGATGCGTCGATGGGGCGGTCCGGGTACGTGCCGGACACCTGCTGCAGCGCCGCGCCGATCACGTCCTCCGCCGCCACCAGCTCCGCGCGCACCAGCGGCGCGCCCCCGTTCAGCCGCGAGAAGTCGAGCAGGTCAGACACGAAGCGGTTCAGCCGGTCCGCCTCCTCCACCACCACCAGCGCCCGCTCGTCCCCTTCGTCCGCGATGGCCTGCGAGAGCGCCTTGATGGTGGTGAGCGGCGTGCGCAGGTCGTGCGACACGGAGGCCAGCAGCGCATCCTTGAGGCGGTCGGCCTCGCGCAACGCATCGGCGTGCTCCTGGGCAGCGGCGAGCCGCACCCGGTCGATGGCGAGCGCGGCGTAGTAAGCGAGCGCCTCCGTGAACCGCCGCTGCGCCGCGTCCAGGTGGATCGCGCGCCCGCTCTCCAGCCGCAGCACGCCCACGGAGCGCTCCCGCACGCGTAGCGGAATCAGCAGCGACCGCGCATCGCCCGAGACCATGAGCTGCGTCTCCGTCATCGAGCCGTCCGCGCCCCAACCCGCGGTGTCGCCCGGCGCGCCCCCATCCCACGAAACGGGCCGCGTCTCCGTTCCGCCCTCGGTGGCGCGCGCCACCCGCTGTACGTGACGGCCCTCTCCATCGCCCAGAAAGATCTCGCACGCCGCCACACCCAGCCCGGAACGCACCACCCGCGCGATGGCGCCCACAGCGTCCTCGGCGCGCCCGGCGTTCAGCGCCTCCGCGCCCAGCGTGGCGAGGCGGTCGATCTCGCGCGCCCGCTCCCCCGCGGCGGCGGCCTGCGACTGCGCGCGCGCGAGCAGCATGGTGGCCACCGCGCTGGTCACCACGAAGGCGAGCAGGACCAGCCACGCCGAGCGGTCGCGGAGGGCGAGCGTATAGCGGGGCTCCAGGAAGAAGAAGTTGAAGGCGAGAAAGCAGAGCAGCGCCAGCACCAGCCCCAGCCGCCGTCCCCCGCGCGCGCTGGCGCCGAGCACCACCAGCAGGTAGGTGAGCGCTACGGGCGCCTCGCCGATGCTCCCCGGATACTGGAGCAGCGCCAGCGTCGCCACGACCGCCGCCGCGATCCACACCGCGCCCTCGCGGCGGCTCTGCGTACGCACGGTCTCCACGTCAGGCGCCGTCGAAGCGATAGCCGACCCCCGGCTCGGTCACGATCAGCCGCGGCCGCAGCGGATCACCCTCGATCTTGCGGCGCAGGTTGGCCACGTGGACGCGCAGGTACTGCTGCGGGTCGCCGTCCGAGCGGTTCCAGACGGCGCGGAAGAGCTGGTCGTGCGTCAGCGTGCGCCCCCGGTGCCGCACGAAGGCGCGCAGCAGATCCCACTCCGTGGGCGTCAGGTGCACGGTGGCGCCGTCACGCGTGACGACCCTGCGCGCGGCATCCACGCACAGCCCGCCGAAGCTCAGCGCCGCCTCCGTGCTCTCCGGGTGGATGTTCGCGCGCCGGAGCTGGGCCCGCACGCGAGCCACCAGCTCCGGCGTGCTGAACGGCTTGGTGATGTAGTCGTCCGCGCCGGCGTCGAGCAGCGTGACCTTTTCCTGGTCCGAGTGCCGCGCGGAGAGCACCAGGATCGGCGCCGTCGACCACTTGCGAATCTCGCGGCACACCTGCACCCCCGCCGCGTCCGGCAGCCCCAGGTCGAGCACCACGAGGTCGGGGCGCCCGGCGGCGGCCATGTCCACGCCGCTCCGCGCATCCCCCGCCTCCACCACGTCGCCCACCAGCGGATCGAGGGCGTTCTTCACCGCCCGCCTGATCTGCGGCTCGTCGTCGACGATGAGGATGCGCGGTCGGACCACGATGGCTGGTTTGTAAAAGGTGATGGAGTGCCACGCCGCATCATAGTACCCGCGACACCCCGGCGGCGCACCCTCCGACGTGCCCGCGCCGGGTGCACGAGAATCTTGGAGCGTCCACAGGAACGGCCTATACTGCGGCACCATCGTTTCCCCCTCCCCCGGAGGTGCCATGAAGGCGATCCACTCAGCGCTGGTCGCGGCGGCGCTCCTCACGACCTCCTCGCTCTGGGCGCAGCAGCGTCCGCCAGCCGCCGCCCCGGTCATCCGCGCCGCACTGGACTCGGTGCGGCTGAGAAGCGTCCCGGTCCGCTTCACCGCGGAAGGCGCGGCACGGACGGCGGTCTACGACGTCCCGGTAGACCCGAGCCCGGGAACGCAGCTCGCGCAGCAGGGCACCGCCTGCGCGGGCGTCGGCCCCGGCGGCGGATGCATCGTGGCGCAGGGGTCGGCCGGGAGCGTGCCGGGGGTGTCGATCCGGATGGGCGACGGCTCCGTGCGCGGGAACCCGACCGCGCGGAGCGGGGTCGCGGCCGGCGGGCCGGTCACCATCACCGCCACGTACCGCGTGCGTGCCACGCTCCTGGTCCCCCACGATCGCCCGCACAGGCTGGGCGTGTCGCTGGACGGCAGCGAGGTGATGGGCTTCCAGTGCAACGGGCGCGCGATCCGCCTGCAGGCGCCCGGCGGTGCGGGCTTCCGCTGGGAAGTGTATCACGGCACCACGCGCGTGGACGGCGGCACCTCGACCGGAGCGCCGGTCGACGTGCCCAACCCGCCGCACCTGGCGGGCCCCGGCGGCGGCCCGCTGCAGCTCACCCTGCAGCAGGGCGATCCGGCACGGCTGGCCGGCGCGGACGACGCGTGGTGCAAGAAGTACGGGTGCCTTCAACTGGCGGTGGCGCACGGCCAGCACCGCATCGTGGTGATGCCGGTGCTCGCGCGCGGCACGCCGTACGCCCTGCGCAGCGTGGGCCTGAGCGTGGCCGGTGTCCCCGCCTTCGCCCTCGCGGACGTGGAGGTCGCCCGCGACCCGGTAGGGCCCGTGAAGTGGATGTCGCCCGAAGCGCGCACTCCGTAATCCCACCCCGAGCGGCGCGATCAGGCCTCCCGAAGGGGGGCCGGCGCCATCGGGACTAGCTGTGGTCGAGGCGGAAGCCCGCTTTGGCTGGGAAGTAGAGGAGGCCGAGCACGACGAACGTGGCGTGCGCCCAGCGCACGCCACGCAGCGACAGCACCACCCGGCCCACGAACGCCAGGAGGGCGGCGAACCGCATCTCAAGGTACACGTCGCCAGCCGCCATCCGGCTCCGGCATCCAGCGTCCGCCCTTGCTGTCCAGCCATTCACCCATCGGCTCGCCCTCCCGCAGCTCCGAGCCGAAGCGCAGCACGTGGCCGTCTGGATCGGTCACGTGCAGCTCGCGCGAGCCCCAGGGATAGTTGGTGGGAGGATGCCGGATGAGGGCACCCCGTGCGCGCAGCTCGTCGTGCAGCGCGTCGGAGTCGCTCACGCCGAGATAGACCCAGGTGCCGGCATGCCCCTGCTCTCCCTCGCAGAGCATCAGCGACGCATCCCCGCGCTCCACGGCCCCGAAGTCGCCGTGCTGCCACAGCACGCGGAATCCCAGCGCATCCACGTAGTAGCGCAGACTCGCCTCGATCCTCGCGACGCTCAGGATCGGCGTCGCGCCCTCGACCTCGACCGGTGATGAGGCATCGTGCTCCGGCATGACGTCACCTCGCTGTAATCGGTGATGTCCTACTCGCAGAGGAGTACGCGGGTGCAACGATCGCTCCCGGCGAGCCTCGGCTCCGGTCATGGGTGCTTCGCCGGGTCCGCAAGGAAGCGGGTGATGCGCTCGCGCACGGGCGGGCGCAGGATGCGCGGCGACTGGCGGATCCAGCGCTGCAGCGGTGGGGATGGAGACGCCGGCCCGGCCCGCCGCCCGTTCTCGGGGCATGCGGGCGGAGAGCAACAGGATGGGCGCGGACGGGAGATTTCCGGATCTTGCGACAAACCCGCACACCCGCCCGCATCGGCAGCCCAGATCGAATACCGGATAGCGGGTTGCTCGGCGGGGCCCGATCCAAGCCGCTCCGCGCATCCCCCGCCCCGCCGCATCCCCCGCCTCCGCCGGGCGCCAAAGAAAGACGGCCGCGTCGTTGCTGAACGCGGCCGTCTTTCGTCGAGTGATTTACCTGACGGCGAAGGCGAGGACTTCGTGGGCTACAGATCTGTGAGGGCGCTTACGATCCAGAGCTTCGCGTCGTCGCACGAGGCGGCGGGCGCCTGCACCCACTGAAGCGTACCACGAGAGTTCGATACTTCTCCACCCACGAACGCTCCCCTCTCACTCACGCGGAGCAGCCGCGCTCCCACCCACACACCGTTCTCGCCGGCATCCCAGCGCGACCCCGGCGACGGGAAGGCGGCCAGCCAGCGCTCCCCTCCCTCGCCGATGATGTACAGGCAGGAGCCTTCCATCGAGAGCTTGCCCAGGAGCCGCGCCTGGTGTGACTCCGCACTTGCGGGGTAGAGCGCGAGCGGCTCGATGGTTTTCGACGGCGTGCAGGCGGCCACGAGGAACAGCGCGCCGAACAGCGGAGGCCGCGCGAAGCTAGACGCCATAGACGAGCGAGACCCCGAGTCCGGTGAGGTAGTCCGTGGACATGTACACCGCGAGGCTGCACTGCCCCGCACCGGTGCCGGAGCTCGCGCCTGCCTTGTGGATGCCGAAAGCCGTCTGCCCGTTGAACCACGGCCCGCCGCTGTCGCCACCCGCACATGCCAGGCCCGCCCCCGTGACGGTGATGTACGTCGCGGTGCAGGTGAATCCGTTGCACGCGCCGGCGTAGGTGGGCTGGTACGTCGTGCTCTGCACTGAGCCGCAGCTATAGCCGGTCGTCATACCGCGATGGCAGGTGGTGTTGCCCGCGGCCGTGCTGCTGCGGAGCCTGCGGCCGGTGAGCACGCGCGCGCTGGTGGTGAGATCCGCGTAGAACTCCGGATACTCGTCGTGCGTGGTCGTGTGCCACTGCACGTCCTCATCGGCATCGAACCGCTCCGCGACGAACGTGGCTGCATAGCTCGTTCCGCCAAACTCGAAATAGGTCTGCGTAGACCCGCAGTGCGCGGACGTGGTGACACCGCGGGTGCCACCGCTGTTCGCCACCACGAAACCCGCGGTGCAGGTGCTCAGGCTTGCGCCTCCGCGCGTGTGCTGGTTCTGCAGCGGTGTGTCGATGAACGAGACCCGCACAGGATGCCCCGCCTCGCGTGCCAGAGCCGCGGCCGTGCTCCTCGCCGCGTCAGCCGCGGCGCCGGTGGCGTGCACGGTCAGCACGATCTCGCCCGTCCGCACGTCGTGGTCCGTGCCCATCAGCCGCGGGAGCGCCGCGGCGAACCGAGGCAGCGACGCCTGGATGCGGCCGAGAACCTCCGACTCCGTTGCGGCGGCACCGGTGACGAACACCACCGGGGTCGGCGAGCTCGCGGCGGGATTCCGGAACTCCGGCCCGGCGGGAGCATTGCCCGTCAGCCGTACGACGATGCGGAATTCGGGCTGGTGCTCCACCCACAGGCCGGCGAAGCGGCCACGGTTGGCCGCCCTCAGCCGCGATACGACCTCTCCCTGCTGCTCCTGCGCGTGGAGGCGGCGCACCGCTTCGTCGATGCCTACGTTGAACTGCGCCGCGTACGAGCGCGCATCCTGCCGAACGGCTTCGGCGAGCGACCCGGTGCGCACAGCTACGCCCGCATGCCGGGCGGTTTCCGACGTCTCGGCACTCGCGCGCGCTTCCGGTGCAGCGTCCACCGGGCCCGCGGGCGAGTCGCCGCACGCGGCGGCGAAAATCGCAAGGGCCGGGAGCATATACCAGATCTGGAACGTGTGCCTCATTATCCACCATCCCGAAAAGAGTGCCTAGCGCGCGCTTCCGGTCAGAAACACGGCTATCGCACTGTACCCGCGCCGGGGCTCTTTGTCAATGAAAACGTCCTAAAACGATTTTCGTCCACCGGTATTTCCTTGAAGCATCATGCGCCTGTGACTCCTTCGATGAAGCCTGCGCTGGAGTAACAGCCAATGCGCATCAAGATTGCAGGTGCCTGGAACCAGAAATTAATTCGGGAAAAGTTGTTCCTCCTTGCGCGACGGGGGGTGCTGTGTCTATTTCGTCGAACGACTTCCCGATGGGAGCGCGCACCGCCATATACTCGTAGTCAGCCGTGCTTCGCCGGGTCCGCAAGGAAGCGGGTGATGCGCTCGCGCACGGGCGGGCGCAGGATGCGCGGCGACTGGCGGATCCAGCGCTGCAGCGTAGGGATGGAGACGCCGGCGAGCCCCGCCGCCCGGTCTTCGGGCATGCGGGCGGTCACGGAAAGGAACTCCGCCACGAGCCCGGGAGCTTCGGCGGGGATGGAGATCGGGTTCATCGGCTCGCTTGTGGTTCGGATCTTTTCGCCCGGAACGGGGCTGCACGGGCTCTCACATCCAGGACACCGCAGCGCGGCGAGACCCTATCGAGATACGTCGCGGAATCGGCGGATGGATCTGGGGCGGGCCGGCGCGAGGCGAAGGCGCCAGGGGGAAAGAAACAGGATGTCACGCAAAGGCGCGAAGACGCGAAGGAAAGACACGGAAACACTTTCTTTGCGTCTTCGCGCCTTCGCGTGAGACAATTTTCTCCGCTGCACTCGGATTCGTGAGAATCGGTATCAGAAGCGCGCCTGCAGCCCGATCATCGACGAGCGGCCCGGCCGGATCGTGGCGTTGTCCGGCTCGCCGAGCTGGCCGCCGAGGAGGTTGTCGGCCGCGGCGGTGATCCACAGGCGCGCACCGACCTGGCGGGTGGCGGTGATGCGGAGGTCCGTGCTCCCGTCGTATTCGCGCCAGTACTGGCGAAGCGCCGCGCCCAGCATCTCGCGCGGGATGCGCGTCTGCTCGCTGAAGTCGCGGGCCAGCGCCAGGCGGTCGTAGTTGATCCAGTCCCACGCCCGCGCCGCGGTGAGCCCCGCCGTCCACCGCCCGCGTTCCCACTCGGCGGCGAGGGTAGCGGTGCGCGCGGGGACGGCCAGCACGCGGTCGCCGGGGCGCAGGTCGCCCAGGTAGCCCGCGGCGATGCGGCGCACGCGGCTGTCCACCAGCGCCATCGTGCCGGAGAGAGTGAGCGGGCCCCGCGTGAGAGCACCCTGCATCTCCCATCCGGCGTTGTCGATGGCGCCCACGTTCTGCAGCGCGAAGCGCACCCGGCGCTCCGGCGGGGCGGGCCCGTCGCGCGCGATCGTGTCCACCCCCACGGCCACGTCCTGGATCAGCCCGCTCGCCCGCTGGTCGAAGCGGGTGACCTGGAGGGAGAACCCGCGCCCCGCGTACAGCTCCGCCCCCAGCTCGATTCCGGACTGCGTCTCCGGCTCCAGCACGTTGACGATGCCGCCGCGCCCGTCGTGGCGGATGTGAGCGCGCACGGGGTTCCGCGCCGGCCGGATGCCGCGCCCGTACGCCGCCCGCAGCTTCACCTCGGCGCCCGCGACGCCCTGCACCCACGCCGCGCCCAGCATCGGGAGCACGGCGACGGTGTTGACGGTGAATGCGTCGTTGCGCTCCACGCGCACCCCCGCGCTCCCGAACAGCGTGTTGCGCCAGGCGCCGCTGGACTGCGCCAGGATGCCGGTGCTGTGGCGCCACGATTCCGTGATCTCGCTGCGCAGGCGCGTGGGGAGGCGTCCGCCGAGCGCGGAATCGGCCGCCACCCCGGCGTCGGTGCGCTGGCGCAGCGCCGAGTGCTCGGCCGCGAGCGTGAGCGTCCCCTGCGCGTCGTCGCCGCGGCCGAGGCGCAGGGTGCTGCTGGCGCGCAGGCTGCCCCGGTGCCCGCTCCCCGCCGCGGAACGAAGCGCCGGGTCCGTGGTGAGCGGAAAGGGATTCACCGCGTCCTCCACGTGGTCCAGCCGGTAGCCGTCCACCCCCGCGAGAAAGGTGTGCGTCCACGGGCCGTCCGGCGTCAGCACCGCCGTGGTGCCGAGGGTGTAGCGCTGCAGCGACTGCCCCGCCGAGGTGAGGCCGGCGCTGTCCGGGGCGGTGACGATCGCGCTCACCAGCGGGTTCTCTCCGCTCCCCGCCCGCCGGTCCGTGAAGCGCAGCGTCGCCGTGGCGATCGCGCTCCGCGCCACCCAGCGGCCGTCCGCCACCGCCGAGACGCGCCTCGAATCGGCCCCCGGAAAGACCTCGCCCGTCCCCCCGACGGTGAGCGCGGCCCCCGCGGAGCGCAGGTTGGAGCCAGTGCGCACGGCGACGCGCTGCTCGTGCGTGGGGGGCGGCGACGGCGCGTAGTCGCTCGCCGTCACCCCGCCGCGGCTGCGCACCTCCACCCGCGCGCCCTCCCCCTCCGCGCCCGGGTGGCGGGTGACGATGTTGACCACGCCGCTGATGGCATCCGATCCGTAGAGCGCCGCGCCCTGCGGCCCGCGGATCACCTCCACGCGCTCCACACCCTCCGGGTCGATCTCGGTGACCAGCAGCGGGTTGGCGGCCTCCACTCCATCCACGTACACCTTGGGATACGTGGCGCCGAACGAGCTTGCCCCGCGCACGCTCCCGTACTGCGCGAGGAGGTTGGAGGGCGACGCGCTCCACGCCCACACGCCGGGCGCGGCGGCGTTGAGCACCTGCGCGATGGTGCGCGCGTCGCGCCGCTCCAGCGAACGCCCGCTCACCGCGTCCAGCGCGACGGTCACGGAGCGGCGGGAGGCGCCCGCGGGGCTCCCCGTCGCCACGAT contains:
- a CDS encoding glyoxalase superfamily protein gives rise to the protein MPEHDASSPVEVEGATPILSVARIEASLRYYVDALGFRVLWQHGDFGAVERGDASLMLCEGEQGHAGTWVYLGVSDSDALHDELRARGALIRHPPTNYPWGSRELHVTDPDGHVLRFGSELREGEPMGEWLDSKGGRWMPEPDGGWRRVP
- a CDS encoding response regulator transcription factor; the protein is MVRPRILIVDDEPQIRRAVKNALDPLVGDVVEAGDARSGVDMAAAGRPDLVVLDLGLPDAAGVQVCREIRKWSTAPILVLSARHSDQEKVTLLDAGADDYITKPFSTPELVARVRAQLRRANIHPESTEAALSFGGLCVDAARRVVTRDGATVHLTPTEWDLLRAFVRHRGRTLTHDQLFRAVWNRSDGDPQQYLRVHVANLRRKIEGDPLRPRLIVTEPGVGYRFDGA
- a CDS encoding TonB-dependent receptor plug domain-containing protein — encoded protein: MTPSAWFGRMMAAAGLLACAAAAAHAQAPCAAAGPSGRSWAAPLDREVTLRASDVPLRDALDRVSAAARVRLSYASDLVPLDRRVCVQASRAPLGDVLAALLAGFRAEPRVVTGQVVLAPSARADTLTPMQARVNVLEGIVATGSPAGASRRSVTVALDAVSGRSLERRDARTIAQVLNAAAPGVWAWSASPSNLLAQYGSVRGASSFGATYPKVYVDGVEAANPLLVTEIDPEGVERVEVIRGPQGAALYGSDAISGVVNIVTRHPGAEGEGARVEVRSRGGVTASDYAPSPPPTHEQRVAVRTGSNLRSAGAALTVGGTGEVFPGADSRRVSAVADGRWVARSAIATATLRFTDRRAGSGENPLVSAIVTAPDSAGLTSAGQSLQRYTLGTTAVLTPDGPWTHTFLAGVDGYRLDHVEDAVNPFPLTTDPALRSAAGSGHRGSLRASSTLRLGRGDDAQGTLTLAAEHSALRQRTDAGVAADSALGGRLPTRLRSEITESWRHSTGILAQSSGAWRNTLFGSAGVRVERNDAFTVNTVAVLPMLGAAWVQGVAGAEVKLRAAYGRGIRPARNPVRAHIRHDGRGGIVNVLEPETQSGIELGAELYAGRGFSLQVTRFDQRASGLIQDVAVGVDTIARDGPAPPERRVRFALQNVGAIDNAGWEMQGALTRGPLTLSGTMALVDSRVRRIAAGYLGDLRPGDRVLAVPARTATLAAEWERGRWTAGLTAARAWDWINYDRLALARDFSEQTRIPREMLGAALRQYWREYDGSTDLRITATRQVGARLWITAAADNLLGGQLGEPDNATIRPGRSSMIGLQARF
- a CDS encoding ATP-binding protein; the encoded protein is MRTQSRREGAVWIAAAVVATLALLQYPGSIGEAPVALTYLLVVLGASARGGRRLGLVLALLCFLAFNFFFLEPRYTLALRDRSAWLVLLAFVVTSAVATMLLARAQSQAAAAGERAREIDRLATLGAEALNAGRAEDAVGAIARVVRSGLGVAACEIFLGDGEGRHVQRVARATEGGTETRPVSWDGGAPGDTAGWGADGSMTETQLMVSGDARSLLIPLRVRERSVGVLRLESGRAIHLDAAQRRFTEALAYYAALAIDRVRLAAAQEHADALREADRLKDALLASVSHDLRTPLTTIKALSQAIADEGDERALVVVEEADRLNRFVSDLLDFSRLNGGAPLVRAELVAAEDVIGAALQQVSGTYPDRPIDASLHPPHDLLVGRFDFDHTLRALVNLIDNALKYSPAHAPVRVVAAREGGQVAFSVADRGAGIAPEDGERIFEPFYRARGTADAGGTGLGLSIALRAVELQGGELRYAPRPGGGSEFVILLPAVDPAELAAM
- a CDS encoding potassium transporter Kup, translated to MNRTNANPRGAYLAALSLGALGVVYGDIGTSPLYAMRDAFLEEHGVQPTPGNVLGVLSLIFWALILIISIKYLVFILRADNRGEGGILALTTLAARGGGGRAILLLGLFGTALLYGDGMLTPAVSVLSAVEGLEVTTPFFKPWIVPITIAILVATFSIQSHGTARVGKVFGPVTMVWFATIAALGVRWIAREPGVLWAVNPLHGVRFFVENGWNGFLVLGAVFLVVTGGEALYADMGHFGKKPIRLAWFCVVLPALLLNYFGQGALLIHDPAAVVNPFYRMVPPWALYPVVLIATAATVIASQALISGAFSLTMQAVKLGYVPRMRIEHTSEREAGQIYIPAINWALMLSCIALVAGFQSSSRLTAAYGVAVTTTMVITTILFFMVERAIWKWSLPLSIAVAGFFLVIDLGFWGANIIKVPHGGWFPLVVGAVVFTLLTTWKKGRRILAERLQERTLPRALFLREVEASPPARIPGTAVFMYSDPNGTPPALLHSLKHYKVLHQTLVFLSVETGEAPYLDAEERARVTRLGDGIFQVVLRYGFMDDVDIPAALHDLHHPDLPMRPMETSYFLGRETLIASKRRGMARWRERLFALMARNAGSAGSYFRLPPNRVVELGAQIEL